From one Amaranthus tricolor cultivar Red isolate AtriRed21 chromosome 17, ASM2621246v1, whole genome shotgun sequence genomic stretch:
- the LOC130803560 gene encoding pumilio homolog 1-like: MITEKYMTMTSEVGVRSIDYGEETVGKERERGYDIFRSPSAPPTIDGNGSVGGLFSVDNGGNGVFSREVSEDELRSDPAYINYYYSSVNLNPRLPPPLLSKEDWRFAQRLSSGPGNGSGLGGIGDRRKVIGGINNWEEEFNVSNNNGNNGDINNNGVNGNSLFSVGFNGVKEEESNGQTEWNGVGLPGLGLGSRQKSIAEIIQDDLNNSTSAARLPSRPASLNGFDENIATSEAKLAPLSSTEPLHGGVLQGLSANRNGDVSASLSYASALGASLSRSTTPDPQLIARAPSPRIPTAGEGRINSIDKRSVHSPNSLHATSNGPSAATDLVSALSGMSLSSDAQMDEERHMRLQFQRGVGDHRNLFNLHGDHNHVKKSAHLNSAEFAPLKQQSVSHSTKGSYPAKGNFSGRDQNHYFRSDGVEHHKHGGPNSPSNFHSVGSPSSAIPNYSLSGHNINPALASMMAGQLGSGALPPLFENAAASAIGVGGLDSRALGGSVPSRANLIAAAAELQNAGWGGSQSQLDPLYLHYLTSNDYSAAQLAALNDPSLDGGNSYMDFLALQKAYLGLLSPQKSDRPYLGKSAGLNHGYYGNPGFGIGTGYAGNHLGSSLLPNSPGSPLRHGERNMRLSSGMRNLAAGMMGNWGSETGSFMENSFVSSLLDEFKSNKTKCFELSEIAGHVVEFSADQYGSRFIQQKLETATPEEKNMVFHEIIPQALSLMTDVFGNYVIQKFFEHGTASQIRELADKLTGHVLTLSLQMYGCRVIQKAIEVVNLDQQKKMVVELDGHVMRCVRDQNGNHVIQKCIECIPEDAIQFIILTFYDQVVTLSTHPYGCRVIQRVLEHCHDPTTQRIVMEEIMQSISMLSQDQYGNYVVQHVLEHGKPHERSAIITKLTGKIVQMSQQKFASNVIEKCLAFGDTTERRNMVNEMLGATDDNEPLQVMMKDQFANYVVQKVLETCDDQQLEVILSRIKNHLNALKKYTYGKHIVARVEKLVAAGERRISLQTPYPAPVA, encoded by the exons ATGATAACGGAGAAGTATATGACCATGACATCTGAAGTAGGAGTACGATCGATCGATTACGGTGAAGAAACGGTAGGAAAAGAGAGGGAAAGAGGTTATGACATTTTTCGAAGTCCTTCGGCGCCGCCTACGATCGATGGTAATGGTAGTGTTGGAGGTTTATTTAGCGTCGATAATGGCGGAAATGGTGTATTTTCGCGCGAAGTATCGGAAGATGAGTTAAGGTCTGATCCAGCTTACATAAATTACTACTATTCGAGTGTTAATTTAAACCCAAGGCTACCCCCACCATTGTTGTCCAAAGAAGATTGGAGGTTTGCTCAGAGGTTGAGTAGTGGGCCTGGGAATGGGTCTGGGCTGGGAGGGATTGGAGATAGGAGGAAAGTGATTGGAGGTATAAATAATTGGGAAGAAGAGTTTAATGtaagtaataataatggtaataatggtgacattaataataatggggTAAACGGAAATTCCTTGTTTTCTGTAGGATTTAATGGTGTGAAAGAGGAAGAGAGTAATGGACAAACTGAATGGAATGGTGTTGGATTGCCTGGATTAGGGTTGGGAAGTAGGCAGAAAAGTATTGCTGAAATTATTCAG GACGACTTGAATAATTCTACCTCTGCTGCTAGGCTACCGTCTCGACCAGCTAGCCTCAATGGATTTGATGAGAACATTGCAACTTCTGAGGCTAAGTTGGCTCCCTTGTCGTCAACAGAACCTTTGCATGGTGGAGTCCTGCAAGGCCTTTCAGCAAACCGCAATGGTGATGTTTCAGCTTCTCTTAGTTATGCTTCTGCTTTAGGCGCATCCTTGTCAAGGAGCACCACTCCTGATCCTCAGCTCATTGCTAGAGCTCCTAGTCCTCGCATCCCCACAGCTGGTGAAGGCAGAATTAACTCAATTGACAAAAGAAGTGTGCACAGTCCTAATTCTCTTCATGCCACTTCAAACGGACCTAGTGCTGCTACAGATCTTGTATCTGCCTTATCCGGCATGAGTCTGTCTTCGGACGCTCAGATGGACGAGGAGAGGCATATGAGATTGCAATTTCAGCGCGGGGTTGGTGACCACCGAAACTTGTTCAATCTACATGGTGATCATAACCATGTCAAAAAGAGTGCTCACTTGAATTCTGCTGAGTTTGCTCCACTCAAGCAGCAGTCTGTATCCCATTCTACTAAAGGCTCATATCCGGCTAAGGGAAATTTCAGTGGAAGGGATCAAAACCACTACTTCAGGTCTGATGGAGTTGAGCATCACAAACATGGTGGACCAAATTCACCCTCTAACTTTCACAGTGTTGGCAGTCCTAGCTCAGCTATTCCAAATTACAGCCTCAGTGGACACAATATCAATCCTGCTTTGGCATCAATGATGGCTGGTCAGCTTGGCAGTGGGGCATTGCCACCATTATTCGAAAATGCTGCTGCCTCTGCCATTGGTGTTGGTGGTTTGGATTCTAGGGCACTGGGAGGAAGCGTGCCTTCGCGAGCAAACTTGATCGCTGCTGCTGCAGAGCTGCAAAATGCCGGTTGGGGGGGAAGTCAATCTCAGTTGGACCCCCTGTATCTGCACTATTTAACATCAAATGATTATTCTGCTGCCCAGTTGGCTGCTCTGAATGACCCTTCCCTTGATGGAGGCAATTCTTACATGGATTTTCTAGCACTCCAGAAAGCTTATTTGGGATTGCTGTCACCACAAAAATCAGATCGGCCTTACCTTGGTAAATCCGCTGGACTGAATCATGGCTACTATGGCAACCCAGGTTTTGGGATTGGCACAGGGTATGCTGGAAATCATTTAGGAAGTTCACTTCTTCCTAACTCCCCTGGTAGTCCTTTGAGACATGGTGAGAGGAATATGAGGTTGTCTTCTGGGATGAGGAACTTAGCTGCTGGCATGATGGGAAACTGGGGATCCGAAACCGGAAGCTTCATGGAGAACAGCTTTGTGTCCTCTCTGCTTGATGAATTTAAGAGCAACAAGACTAAATGTTTTGAGCTCTCTGAAATTGCTGGTCATGTTGTTGAGTTTAG TGCGGATCAGTATGGCAGTCGCTTCATCCAGCAGAAACTTGAAACAGCTACACCAGAAGAGAAGAATATGGTTTTCCATGAAATAATTCCCCAAGCATTGTCACTGATGACAGATGTTTTTGGTAACTACGTCATTCAAAAG TTTTTTGAGCATGGAACTGCATCACAAATTAGGGAACTAGCTGACAAACTCACTGGTCATGTTCTCACACTGAGCCTTCAAATGTATGGCTGCAGAGTAATTCAGAAG GCCATTGAAGTTGTCAATTTAGACCAGCAGAAAAAGATGGTTGTGGAGCTGGATGGCCATGTGATGCGCTGTGTGCGTGACCAAAATGGGAATCACGTTATCCAGAAGTGCATTGAGTGCATACCTGAAGATGCTATCCAGTtcattatattaactttttatgatCAAGTTGTGACATTGTCAACCCATCCATATGGGTGTCGAGTCATCCAG AGAGTTTTGGAACACTGCCATGACCCTACAACCCAACGTATTGTGATGGAGGAGATTATGCAGTCCATCTCTATGTTGTCCCAGGATCAGTATGGGAATTATGTTGTTCAG CACGTGCTGGAGCACGGAAAGCCACATGAACGCTCTGCTATAATAACCAAATTGACTGGGAAGATAGTTCAAATGAGTCAACAAAAATTTGCTTCAAATGTGATAGAAAAATGTCTTGCGTTTGGCGATACAACAGAGCGCCGCAATATGGTGAATGAAATGCTTGGAGCTACTGATGATAATGAGCCACTTCAG GTGATGATGAAAGATCAGTTTGCAAACTATGTTGTGCAAAAAGTGCTGGAAACTTGTGATGACCAGCAGCTCGAAGTGATTCTCTCACGAATAAAGAATCATCTGAATGCACTGAAGAAGTATACATATGGAAAGCATATTGTTGCCCGTGTAGAAAAACTTGTTGCAGCTGGAG AGAGGAGAATCAGCTTGCAGACTCCCTATCCTGCTCCAGTGGCATAG